A genomic stretch from Strix aluco isolate bStrAlu1 chromosome 12, bStrAlu1.hap1, whole genome shotgun sequence includes:
- the LOC141928543 gene encoding uncharacterized protein LOC141928543 produces MEAGAGGAVVSASARAGAASAQGRPGRCWVGSCSGCSLPRLCALASSGQGPCPLWAAPAGPRWRLGGLCWEAVVCAGVGGPGEGRARGSHAVVARPHGTGVCPAHLSLLGLGKALLCRIPARFCLAGAGNVSHRHCAGCRHTDSPRRKGQAQRVLRSRALWHPAKRPLLAAVSVQNLHLCEGYVGPGGRYHPGFYCPRLSDPASHRYCCRPSPRALKSCCSQPALEALIGVNLSSLAGPGLLRNPLALPFVGLYGLLVLLLMAVDLFHFYRTRRCHLGRLLPRTCRLPRRPPGGHQTRSRTPRGPGGLLPPLPPRGRAC; encoded by the exons ATGGAGGCGGGAGCAGGAGGGGCTGTGGTTTCTGCCTCCGCCAGAGCCGGAGCTGCCTCTGCCCAGGGTCGGCCGGGAAGATGCTGGGTGGGCTCCTGCTCCGGCTGCTCCTTGCCACGGCTCTGTGCCCTGGCCTCCTCGGGACAG GGGCCTTGTCCCCTCTGGGCTGCTCCCGCTGGCCCACGGTGGAGGCTGGGGGGTCTGTGCTGGGAGGCAGTGGTCTGCGCTGGGGTTGGTGGCCCAGGCGAG GGCCGAGCCAGGGGCTCCCATGCCGTGGTGGCAAGGCCCCATGGGACTGGGGTGTGCCCAGCTCACCTgtccctgctggggctggggaaggctcTGCTCTGCCGCATCCCTGCGAGGTTCTGCCTCGCTGGAGCTGGCAACGTGTCCCACCGGCACTGCGCCGGCTGCCGGCACACCGACTCTCCTAGACGCAAGGGCCAAGCCCAGCGTGTACTCCGCTCTCGGGCTTTGTGGCACCCCGCTAAGCGCCCGCTCCTCGCCGCAGTCTCGGTGCAGAACTTGCACCTCTGTGAGGGCTACGTCGGCCCCGGTGGCCGCTACCACCCCGGCTTCTACTGCCCGCGGCTGAGCGACCCAGCCAGCCACCGCTACTGCTGCCGGCCCAGCCCACGCGCCCTCaagtcctgctgctcccagccagccctggAGGCCCTCATTGGGGTGAACCTCTCCAGCCTGGCCGGCCCGGGCCTCCTCCG GAATCCCTTGGCCCTGCCCTTTGTGGGGCTCTACGggctcctcgtcctcctcctcatGGCCGTTGACCTCTTCCACTTCTACCGGACCCGCCGCTGCCACCTCGGCCGCCTCCTGCCCCGCACCTGCCGCCTGCCCCGCAGACCCCCGGGGGGACATCAGACCCGCTCCCGGACACCCCGTGGCCCCGGGGGGCtcctgccgccgctgccgccccgcgGACGGGCCTGCTga